Proteins from a genomic interval of Zonotrichia albicollis isolate bZonAlb1 chromosome 18, bZonAlb1.hap1, whole genome shotgun sequence:
- the ISCU gene encoding iron-sulfur cluster assembly enzyme ISCU, translating to MAALRAAGAALLRPRAGPAPAVLGYHKKVVDHYENPRNVGSLDRNSKNVGTGLVGAPACGDVMKLQVEVDENGKIVDARFKTFGCGSAIASSSLATEWVKGKTVDEALKIKNTDIAKELCLPPVKLHCSMLAEDAIKAALADYKLKQDPNRESNKESDKTADNA from the exons ATGGCGGCGCTgagggcggcgggggcggcgctgCTGcggccccgggccgggccggccccgGCTGTGCTGGGCTACCACAAGAAG GTGGTGGATCACTACGAGAACCCGCGCAATGTCGGCTCCCTCGACCGCAATTCCAAGAACGTGGGCACCGGCCTGGTGGGCGCCCCGGCCTGCGGCGACGTCATGAAGCTGCAG GTGGAAGTGGATGAGAACGGCAAGATCGTGGACGCTCGCTTCAAAACGTTCGGCTGCGGCTCAGCCATTGCCTCCAGCTCGCTGGCCACGGAGTGGGTCAAAGGGAAAACG GTTGATGAAGCGCTGAAAATCAAGAACACAGATATTGCCAAGGAACTCTGCCTTCCCCCTGTCAAACTGCACTGCTCCA TGCTGGCTGAAGATGCCATCAAGGCCGCCTTGGCTGATTACAAACTGAAGCAGGATCCAAACAGAGAATCCAACAAAGAATCTGACAAAACAGCCGACAATGCCTGA
- the TMEM119 gene encoding transmembrane protein 119 yields MGSAMGTWLLLLVLLVAAPAEAAAPRHRPVLPDTAGSGDGDEASATLPAQPVTPRISPTMGAAPGTTVTNSSAPGVLDGLVDFFKEYLLLVVVVGSLSFVLLFIICAAVIVRQKHKASAYYPSSFPKKKYVDERDKSGGARDFSEVPDKAPEAGAEEPLDSGRQLQADILAAAQNLKSPHKAPLANGAQGEQNSPQEEKEKEEEEEGKMKSGDEQPKPPAQNAGAEEAASAGSKDGGCSPEASQDGSQAPSGI; encoded by the coding sequence cggCACCGCCCGGTGCTGCCGGACACTGCTGGCAGCGGGGACGGGGACGAGGCCTCAGCCACGCTGCCCGCCCAGCCCGTGACCCCCCGCATCAGCCCCACCATGGGGGCGGCACCGGGGACCACCGTGACCAACAGCTCGGCGCCGGGCGTGCTGGACGGGCTGGTGGACTTCTTCAAGGAGtacctgctgctggtggtggtggtgggctCGCTGTCCTTCGTCCTCCTCTTCATCATCTGTGCCGCTGTTATCGTCCGGCAGAAGCACAAGGCCTCCGCCTACtatccctcctccttccccaagAAGAAATACGTGGATGAGCGGGACAAGTCGGGGGGAGCGCGGGACTTCAGCGAGGTGCCCGACAAAGCCCCCGAGGCCGGCGCGGAGGAGCCGCTGGACAGCGGCCGCCAGCTCCAGGCCGAcatcctggctgctgcccagaaccTCAAATCCCCCCACAAGGCACCGCTGGCCAACGGGGCCCAGGGCGAGCAGAATTCCCCtcaggaagagaaggagaaggaggaagaggaggaaggaaagatgAAGTCGGGGGATGAGCAACCCAAGCCCCCTGCCCAAAATGCGGGCGCGGAGGAAGCGGCGAGCGCAGGAAGCAAGGATGGAGGATGCAGCCCTGAGGCATCCCAGGATGGCTCCCAGGCTCCCTCTGGAATCTGA